The sequence below is a genomic window from Chelonoidis abingdonii isolate Lonesome George chromosome 6, CheloAbing_2.0, whole genome shotgun sequence.
tggacctggctgagggatCCCATTCTCTgaacctacaagctctgttttagaccctgttcctgtcatcgaataaacctctgttttactggctggctgagagtcacgttgtgacgaagtgggggttttcttgggctggttttttgtcttttccaggtttgcatgcacagggggtggatTCAATGTACCTGTGGTGTTACTGCGTTTAAACAAGGTGAGGGAGAAGGGAgttttgttgttacagaggacctgGAAGGGACGCCCCAGCCCGGATACACACCAGCGGTTTGCGGCCAGTGGAGGACAAGGCTGCCAGAGAGAAGGACCCCGGTGGACCTCACCAGCCGGattcagccagaggagagctgcaagAGAGGGACtcggccttcctgtttacgactttgtttacctggagagaagacaggaTGGACTGAGCGGGGCTTGAggcggggatatcagagacccagcctGGGCAAgaggggctcgggctggcgaggggaagcaggcaagAGCggccacctggatgcaggggagactgggatgtggcTGTTATTGTTGAAGAGccctgggatgtgctgttatgtTGTGAGGCCCTGaggtttcctgtgctgtgttcaactctcaataaaccctcctgttttatgctggctgacaGTCGCTTTGCGTCCAGAGAACAGGgctgcatcagcccctttgggccgtgaagaggcccagggggtccagagtgcgtggactccggaggcccacggcagagacagacgctGCTTAAGGCTTCCAGAGAGGTgcgctccaggagggaggggcctGACCCGAGAGAGGAGGGCCCCGAGAAGGGCTGCCACTGAAAGgcgcaccccccacggaccgcacagggccaagtgtgggcacgatctgtgagtccgtgacaacgCTGTAGCCAGAGGATGCGTTCGTGGATGCACCCTGTAGATGTTTGGCTGCGGGGCGCAGGCGCTTTGCATGAGTGGCCCACCTAGAACGAGCTGGTATGAACGTAACCAGCCTGGAAATGGCCTATTAACCAGCTCCGTTTAGAGACGACCTGGCACgctgtggcagggaggggggctggtgtgGGAGGCTTCCCTAAGGAGCGGCTGATATGCTCAGCTTGCTAGAGGAATACCAGTCTGAGACAGGCTCAGACCCCAGGGGGGCCTCCCGGGGTGCCCAGTGAGCCAGCGTAGCCGTGGTTGGGGGGCAGCTGTGAGCGACCGGGAGGTGTCAGACCCGACTCCCCAGTCAGCCACAGGGAGGACCCCGTCAAGTTCCTCCCTTGAGGAGCTGCCGGAAACTAGAGCTGGAGCTGAAAGTGAAGACCGCTGGAGGAACGAAGGCTGGTGGACACGAGATGAGGagaacgaaaaaaaaaaaaaaaaaaaaaccaaaaaaaaaaaaccaggggtTTGAGGTAAGGACCATGTGGGAACACGAATGGCAGGCTATGCTAGCTAACAAAAAATCCTCCACCCAATTATTATGAGAAAAAAAGCTGCCACAGCCTTTGGTTCCTAGAGATGCCCTTTACAGTGGTAGAACAAATGCCATCTGCCTTTATTACAAACCGCAGCCCAGGGACAGGTTCATTACTATGATTTTACCAGCCTCTACCTTTTTGTTAACAAGACTAAACATTATCCTGTAGGGCACCTTGTTATCATGTACGAGGGTTTTGGGATATCAGTCAGTACTTTAGCATGGCCAAGGTTAAAGTGTACCCTCCAAGAGGTCTGTATTTCCCCGTATTACCATGCAGAGTCAGTGGTAAACCAATGTTCCCTTTgtgcagaaacaaaacaaaaggaccCCTGCACGCACAGTCAGGAGGAGAGGGCTTTAACAGGGACTTGGTGGAGGCTTTAGACAAAGGGTACAGAATTGCTGAGATTTATGAAGTCTGGCATTTTAACCACTCTTTAGATGCCCTGTTTTCGGACTACATTAAGACACACCTGAGACAGAAACAAAGGGTCTCTGGGTTCCCTCAGTGGTGTATAGACGAGTTACCGTGAAAGAGAAGGCATGTGTCTGTGTCTAAACAAGATAAAGGTAATCTCTGCAAAAAGGCAAATCTCAAAACTGGTTTTTAAATTCCTTGTGGGGAAAATTTGGTCAGTGAACAAATTTGACTAACACCAGTATAGTGACGGACCCTGACGAGCTCTTCAAGTACGTCTTTGTACCTTATTACAATGTGTCAGCGTGCGAGTTTATTGATGATGACACAGCTGTAGTGTCTAGCAAgtaagtgtggcaaattgccggtaatgttctgctgggtctcgcgctttctcttctctggggtaggttcagggcgctattgcttgcctctgaaccagttcttaatcactcNNNNNNNNNNNNNNNNNNNNNNNNNNNNNNNNNNNNNNNNNNNNNNNNNNNNNNNNNNNNNNNNNNNNNNNNNNNNNNNNNNNNNNNNNNNNNNNNNNNNgctaaggtccagatttgggacagaggcttattacaacatGTCTTGAGAACATCTGGACTGGGCGCCCCCCAGAGCCGGGACTGACTACCCTGGCCCGGACAGGGCCATGCGCTGGACTAAGCAACACCCCCCGCCCACCTTCCGCCATTgtccccagccaggagcactcacccTGAGCAGCGATGAAGAAGCGGGGGCTCCTGTAGCTCTGGGggtagggaggagggagagacagcAATGGCGTTAGTCACATGATCTCAACACTTAGCAAATCAGGAGTATGAGATGAAATACCCAgggccagccctgggctgggccgTGTGCCTGGGTTACAGGGCTCTCAGGCGGAGCATGAGATTCTCCAGCTCCTGCCGTATCTGGCATCCTCAGGGGGGAAATGTCTCCAGAGTGTGTAAGCAGAGTTACTGGCAGTCCCAATAGCAGGGGCTTTGCCTTACATGTAGAGTTATACCCCCATCACTtgggaaaaaaatccccattTTTCCCCCTTGCTACCGGGTCACTCTCTGTGAGAGATGCTGCCCAGCTCCGGTGCACCCTGGAGGGCCCCGTGTGCAGCCGCTGCCCAGTACCCAtgtgactggagcagggctgagggaggaTGGCTGCATTCAGAGCAGGGAGGGTTTGTTCCTGTGGTGCCAGGAAGGTGGGGCTGCCCCGGGTGCCCcggaacctcccctgccccctttccccgcatggagcagcagcagtgcggCCGTCGCTGCCTGGGTACCTACATCGACGTAGCTGGCGTTGATGTAATCAGCTCCCGGGCTGGCGGATTGCAGCACCACACGGCAGTGATCGTCTGAAAGAAAAGGGGGGCCGATCACTGACCAGACAAGCCCAGTGAAAGGGCAGGCTCCTGCCCATgctccagacagacagacagacatggccAGGCCACAGCCCGGAGCCAGGGCCCCTAGCAGCGCCAGGCCCAGCTTCGCcgttgtgacgaagtggggctgttcttaatgtttcctctgaatactgtgggggggcctcagtttctggacgaccctctgtctcctggcaactaatggccaggcccttcccccctgcaaggggatgctaaaggtgtgggagacaaagatcaggtgacctcctggcccgggaaaggaactgagcagaggaggaggggctggaggtggtttcagtctggagctggctggggacaagaaGTGACGGCAGACGTgcgggtctggctcactgccccccagaatggacccggctgaggggtccggtttgctatatctacaagctctgttttagaccctgttcctgtcatcaaataaacctctgtgttactggctggctgagagtcacgtctgactgcaaagtgggggtgcaggaccctgtgggaCCCACTGGGGTGGGctactgtgggaagcgcacggaggggtaGAGAGCCTGATGCTCCAAGGAGAACCCAGAGGTGAAGACTAtggtgtgagcttcttgccctgaacaagtctgctccaagggacaggaggctccccaaagtcctgactggcttggtggggagcagttccagagcatcgcccggggactccgtgacagcaaGTCccatagcctctctgtgcctcagttccccacctgcaCAATGGGGACAGCAGCCCTGCCCACCACACAGGGCAGCCACCTCTGGCAGGGGAGGTGGCAGCTGCTTAGATACATTGCAAATCTACATCGGGTAAGCATGAAGAGAGACTCATACGTGCAAGGAAAGGAGCTGGTGGGGGAATGTCGGGGgcagaacagaattatcagagtCGATATCTGATCAGTACGGCAGGTCGACCCCCTGACTCTGGGGAAATGTGCGTGAGATCTAGAACGACCACGAGAGGTGAAGGGCTCCATGTTACGCAGCAGCCATATATGGCACCTCCAGCAACACAGGGCCCTCAGCACCGCATGGGGCTCAGCATGGACTTGGAGGGGAGAGCGAGCCCCACGGAGtcacccacctgctccctgctgcacagcaccccctagtgccaagCCAGGGCATTGCACTCAGCACTCACTCCTAACGGAGAGCACCCCACTGAGtcacctgccccgctccccactgCACCTAGGTTTCCTTGGCAGTCTCCCATCTGCAGCAGCACCCAGGCCCAGCATTGCCTGGCTTCTGTGCTCCACTGGGATCCCAGCCCAGGTAGCCTGGCTGCAGCGTCTCCTTTGTAAAACGAAGTGTTTGCACACTGCTCAGCAAAGATGCGAGAAGAGGCTCTGCTCACATGGGATGACACTCTTGTAGCGGTTCTTGGCCTGGTTGCAGGGCTCCTTGCCGGTATGGCCTGGGTCTAGTAAACCTGAGACCAGTTTctgcaggggaagagaagggactTAGGTAAGAGATGCCCAGTTGCCAGCCCTATTGGCACAGGGGCCAGCCTGAGGGCACCACACCCGCCAGGGCACTGGGGCCAGAGCGTGACCCAGGCGACCAGCGCAGCTCAGCTAGCATGGCTGATAGAGGCTTGTCTTCACGGTGGAGTCATTCCAGAATAGGGTCAAGCGCTACAGCTGTATAGCTTCAGCTAGTCTGGAACAGCGCCCCATGTTGCTGggacatgtgtatatatatatccattaATGTGTAATAGCCTATTAAGGCCCAGTGTAAATGAAGTATGCTCAACATAAGTACATACATTACGTgttaacaacaaaaagaaaaactaatGACGTCACAAAGTAAATTGTAAATGAAGGCTTCACACATTGGCAATTTAAAGTTGTTTATTAATCAAAACCCAGTTTAAATATGGTGCGGTATTTGCGAACTCCCCGCACcttgtaattaaaataaacctCAGCTAACCATCGGAACTTCTAACTACGAACTCAGGGGCAGAATTCTTGGGGTATAAATGTAAAGTATGGAAGGTTTATTTTGTAAGCAATAAAAAGTACGTAAAGTATTATATACCAGCACTGCCTGCTACTCATCCCGTAAACAGGCCCCTGATGCAGGTCCAACAGAGTGGCCACTCTGGAATCAGAGTATCCCAGGGGGAacatttccccatgtagacatgccATACAGCTCTGCTGCAGCGTAGTGAGACTGGAATGTGCAGTGAGTTCTGGCACCAACCTGGTACTCCGCATTGCGCCCTGCTGGGGGCCGTTCAGGATTTGCATCATCCTCTGTGCCCTCCTCCTCCATTTCCGCTCTCTTAAACCGCTTCAGAGACTCCAGCAGTTCAGCCACCGGGATCTGCGTGCGCAGCTTGCTTGCACCTGCTGGGATCCAGAAACCAGGGGTTAGCCTGTCCctggggcctggctgcaaggCGCTGGAGCTCTGCCATTCAGACTGGGCTGGGGTCACCAACCCTGCCAGCCAGGGCCCCCAAATCCCTGGGAGGGTGTCAgcaccccctgccagccagggcccCCCATCCCTGTGTGGGTGTCACCCCCTGCCAGCCAGAACCCCCCAATCCCTGGGAGGGTGTCAgcaccccctgccagccagggcccCCCATCCCTGTGAGGGTGTCACCCCCGGCCAGCCAGGGCCCCCTGTCCCTATGAGGGTGTCACTCCCCGCCAGCCAGCCAGGGCCCTCCAATCCCTGGGAAGGTGTCAGCACTCCCCGCCAGCCAGGGCCCCCTGTCCCTGTGAAGGTGTCACCCCTCGCCAACCAGGGCCCCCCAATCCCTGGGAGGGTGTCATCACCCCCTTCTGGCCAGGGTCCCCTGTCCCTGTGTGGGTGTCACCCCCCACCAGCCAGGGCCCTCCAATCCCTGGGAAGGTATCATCACCCCCTTTTGGCCAGGGTCCCCTGTCCCTGTGCGGATGTCACCCCCCACCAGCCAGGGCCCCCCAATCCCTGGGAGGGTGTCAGCACTCCCTTCTGGCCAGGGTCCCCTGTCCCTGTGTGGGTGTCACCCCCCACCAGCCAGGGCCCCCCAATTCCTGGGAGGGTGTCAGCATCCCCGGCCAGTCAGGGccccctgtccctcctcccactggccagtgcAGGCCCTGGTCCCAGGGAGGGCAGGACCATTCCcttccagccagggccccccAGCCTCTGTAAGGGCATCACCCTCCCCACCGGCCAGGGAGGGCATTAGGAGCCCTCGGACTGCACTGAGATGCCAGCACATCCAGACAGGGCCAGGA
It includes:
- the LOC142047016 gene encoding receptor-type tyrosine-protein phosphatase delta-like; the encoded protein is MGCLWPAGPRRSHGQLGAFPGRQGICSPLSGSPPLIPGLTLLICRKKRNDSDAHKSNGAIPLKRKRGAGASKLRTQIPVAELLESLKRFKRAEMEEEGTEDDANPERPPAGRNAEYQKLVSGLLDPGHTGKEPCNQAKNRYKSVIPYDHCRVVLQSASPGADYINASYVDSYRSPRFFIAAQGECSWLGTMAEAFVPPAVFTFSSSSSFRQLLKGGT